A window from Pseudomonas sp. Tri1 encodes these proteins:
- a CDS encoding FAD-dependent oxidoreductase, whose product MRIAIIGSGISGLTCAYLLARRHQVTLFEADSRIGGHTHTVDVDCQGRRFSVDTGFIVYNDWTYPNFIRLLDQLGVASRPTQMSFSVHDPATGQEYKGYTLRSLFARRRNLLSPGFWGMLRDILRFNRQATADLQAHRIDSATRLGDYLHSHGYGQRFIDHYIVPMGSAIWSMSPARMLEFPLQFFVRFCHNHGLLSVNHRPQWRVIEGGSRSYITPLCAGFHQHIRLNCPVQSVSRDATGVCVTSAAGIERFDKVVFACHSDQALALLEAPSTEETEVLGALAYASNEVLLHTDTRLLPRRRQAWASWNYRLGGPPQAPAALTYNMNILQGLDAPVTFCVSLNQSDAVDPAQVLARFEYAHPQYSLAGVAAQARQGELQGHRHSYFCGAYWANGFHEDGVVSALHVAELFGERL is encoded by the coding sequence ATGCGCATCGCAATCATCGGCAGCGGCATTTCCGGGCTGACCTGTGCCTATCTGTTGGCTCGTCGACATCAGGTCACTCTGTTCGAGGCCGACAGCCGGATCGGTGGCCACACCCATACCGTGGATGTCGATTGCCAGGGCAGGCGCTTTAGCGTTGATACCGGCTTCATCGTGTACAACGACTGGACCTACCCGAATTTCATTCGCCTGCTGGATCAATTGGGCGTCGCTTCGCGTCCTACGCAGATGAGCTTCTCGGTGCATGACCCGGCCACCGGGCAGGAATACAAGGGCTACACCTTGCGCAGCCTGTTCGCCCGCCGGCGCAACCTGCTGTCGCCCGGTTTCTGGGGCATGCTGCGCGACATCCTCCGGTTCAACCGGCAGGCGACGGCCGACCTGCAGGCGCACCGTATCGACAGCGCCACGCGACTCGGTGACTACCTGCACAGCCACGGTTATGGCCAGCGTTTCATCGACCACTACATCGTGCCCATGGGTTCTGCGATCTGGTCGATGTCGCCGGCCAGGATGCTGGAGTTTCCGCTGCAGTTCTTCGTGCGCTTCTGCCACAACCACGGCCTCCTGTCGGTCAATCACCGCCCACAATGGCGCGTGATCGAGGGCGGTTCACGCAGTTACATCACTCCCTTATGCGCCGGGTTTCACCAACACATCCGGCTCAACTGCCCGGTGCAAAGCGTCAGCCGAGACGCGACTGGGGTATGCGTGACCAGCGCCGCGGGCATCGAGCGTTTCGATAAAGTGGTGTTCGCCTGCCATAGCGACCAGGCCCTCGCCCTGCTCGAGGCGCCCAGCACCGAAGAAACCGAGGTCCTCGGTGCCCTGGCCTATGCCAGCAATGAAGTGCTGCTGCACACCGACACGCGATTATTGCCACGGCGGCGCCAGGCCTGGGCGAGCTGGAACTACCGCCTCGGCGGCCCACCTCAGGCTCCGGCCGCGCTGACCTACAACATGAACATCCTCCAGGGCCTGGACGCGCCGGTGACCTTCTGCGTAAGCCTGAACCAGAGCGATGCGGTCGATCCGGCGCAGGTGCTTGCGCGCTTCGAGTACGCCCATCCCCAGTACAGCCTCGCCGGGGTAGCCGCGCAGGCCCGCCAGGGTGAATTGCAAGGACACCGGCACAGCTATT
- a CDS encoding SDR family NAD(P)-dependent oxidoreductase: MSRVWLTGASSGIGAALAQVLLEQGHHLALSARQVEPLQALATRYPDQVLVLPGDLTDPRQVARVCQQIDCEWLALDLVILNAGTCEYLEPGRFDTRLVERVITSNLLGTSHCLEAALPLLRRGQCPHLVVVSSAVTWLALPRAGAYGASKAALRYLVESLRIDLATEGIDVTLVSPGFVDTPLTRRNDFPMPMRWSAQRAARHIARRLPARPLDIVFPWFFTVVLRLLGHLPASWRLALGRRLARPSKES, from the coding sequence ATGAGCCGCGTCTGGCTGACCGGCGCCAGCAGCGGCATTGGCGCGGCATTAGCGCAAGTGCTGCTGGAACAGGGCCACCACTTGGCATTGAGCGCGCGCCAGGTAGAACCCTTGCAGGCACTGGCAACACGCTATCCAGACCAGGTGCTGGTACTGCCAGGCGACCTGACCGACCCGCGCCAGGTCGCCAGGGTCTGCCAGCAGATTGACTGTGAGTGGTTGGCGCTGGACCTGGTGATTCTCAATGCCGGTACCTGCGAATACCTGGAGCCTGGACGCTTCGACACCCGTCTCGTCGAACGCGTCATCACCAGCAACCTGCTGGGCACCAGCCATTGCCTGGAGGCCGCCCTACCCTTGCTGCGCCGAGGCCAGTGCCCACATCTGGTGGTGGTGAGCAGCGCGGTCACCTGGCTGGCCCTGCCTCGCGCCGGCGCCTACGGTGCCTCGAAGGCCGCGTTGCGCTATCTGGTGGAGTCCTTGCGTATCGACCTGGCCACCGAGGGCATCGACGTCACCCTGGTGAGCCCCGGTTTCGTCGATACGCCACTGACCCGACGCAACGATTTTCCCATGCCCATGCGCTGGTCGGCGCAACGGGCCGCACGGCATATCGCACGGCGCTTGCCGGCACGGCCTTTGGACATCGTATTCCCCTGGTTCTTCACCGTCGTCCTGCGCTTGCTTGGACACTTGCCCGCAAGCTGGCGGCTGGCCCTGGGCCGGCGCCTGGCACGCCCCTCCAAGGAATCTTGA